A single region of the Streptomyces sp. AM 4-1-1 genome encodes:
- a CDS encoding TlrC/CarA/OleB/SrmB family ABC-F type ribosomal protection protein: MLTAQLSLQNVTRRYDDHVVLDDVSFSVKPGERAGIVGDNGAGKSTLLRLIAGQDRPDNGELTVIAPGGSGYLAQSLTLPSEATVQDAVDMALADLRELEARMHHAEAGLTGSAGAELTAALDAYARMVAQYEARAGYEADARVDVALHGLGLPGLARDRALGTLSGGERSRLALAATLASQPELLLLDEPTNDLDDQAVSWLEAHLRAHRGTVLAVTHDRVFLERVTTTILEVREGKVTRHGDGYNGYLAAKAAERRRRLQEYADWCAELARNQKLAATNVARLEAVPRKLPFAVFGHGGFRARGRGHGAMVRIRNAKERVDRLTDNPVAPPPEPLVFAARMTTTDGRTSQAAAELTGIRVEERLHVPSLRIGGGERLLVTGPNGAGKTTLMRVLAGELQPDEGTVRTRGRVGHLRQEETPWPPGLTIPQAFAHGRGGELDQHIAHLLSLGLFSPADLRLRVSELSYGQRRRIELARLVSEPIDLLLLDEPTNHLSPVLVEELEGALARYRGAVVVVTHDRRMRTRFTGRHVELNAGHVAQPRPCSPGATAK; encoded by the coding sequence GTCCTTCAGCGTCAAGCCGGGCGAGAGGGCCGGCATCGTCGGCGACAACGGAGCCGGTAAATCCACCCTGTTGCGACTGATCGCCGGACAGGACCGGCCCGACAACGGCGAACTGACTGTGATCGCACCAGGCGGCTCGGGCTATCTGGCCCAGTCGTTGACCCTGCCATCCGAGGCCACCGTCCAGGACGCGGTGGACATGGCTCTTGCCGACCTGCGTGAACTCGAAGCGCGGATGCACCACGCCGAAGCCGGGCTCACGGGCTCGGCGGGGGCGGAGCTCACCGCCGCGCTGGACGCCTACGCCCGCATGGTCGCCCAGTACGAGGCGCGCGCCGGCTACGAGGCCGACGCCCGGGTGGACGTCGCCCTGCACGGGCTCGGCCTGCCGGGTCTGGCTCGGGACCGGGCCCTGGGCACGCTGTCGGGCGGTGAGCGTTCACGGCTGGCGCTGGCCGCGACCCTGGCGTCCCAGCCGGAGCTGCTACTGCTGGACGAGCCGACCAACGATCTGGACGACCAGGCGGTGAGCTGGCTGGAGGCACACCTACGGGCGCATCGCGGCACGGTGCTCGCGGTCACCCATGACCGGGTGTTCCTGGAACGGGTCACCACCACGATCCTGGAGGTCCGCGAGGGCAAGGTGACGCGTCACGGCGACGGCTACAACGGCTACCTTGCCGCCAAGGCCGCTGAGCGGCGGCGCCGTCTGCAGGAGTACGCGGACTGGTGCGCGGAGCTGGCCCGCAACCAGAAGTTGGCCGCCACGAACGTGGCACGGCTGGAGGCGGTGCCTCGCAAGCTGCCGTTTGCCGTGTTCGGCCACGGCGGCTTCCGTGCCCGCGGCCGTGGTCACGGGGCGATGGTCCGTATCCGCAATGCGAAGGAGCGTGTCGACCGGCTGACGGACAATCCTGTCGCGCCGCCGCCCGAACCGCTGGTCTTCGCCGCTCGGATGACCACCACCGACGGTCGGACGTCGCAGGCCGCGGCGGAACTCACCGGCATCCGTGTCGAGGAACGGCTGCACGTACCTTCGCTGCGGATCGGCGGCGGGGAGCGGCTGTTGGTCACCGGGCCCAACGGGGCCGGCAAGACGACGCTCATGCGGGTGCTGGCGGGGGAGTTGCAGCCCGATGAGGGGACGGTGCGTACGCGGGGCCGGGTCGGGCACTTGAGACAGGAGGAGACACCGTGGCCGCCTGGCCTGACCATCCCACAGGCGTTCGCCCACGGCCGCGGAGGCGAACTGGACCAGCACATCGCCCATCTGTTGTCCCTCGGCCTGTTCAGCCCTGCCGACCTGCGCCTGAGAGTGAGCGAACTGTCCTACGGACAAAGGCGCCGGATCGAACTGGCCCGCCTCGTCAGCGAACCCATCGACCTGTTGCTGCTGGACGAGCCCACCAACCATCTCTCCCCCGTCTTGGTCGAAGAACTGGAAGGAGCCCTGGCCCGCTACCGAGGCGCGGTCGTCGTCGTCACCCACGACCGCCGCATGCGAACCCGCTTCACCGGCAGGCACGTGGAACTGAACGCCGGCCACGTCGCACAGCCTCGGCCCTGTTCCCCCGGAGCAACGGCGAAGTGA